The sequence TTCTGCTCGCTCCTCGGGGCCATCGTGCGCGACGTGGATGGCTCACCGTCGCCGACCTTGAAGAAAGCTACAGCCTCACGCAGGCCTTGGGCCTGTTGAGCCATCGACTGCGCGGCCGCCGAAGCTTCTTCCACTAACGCAGCATTCTGCTGGGTTACCTGGTCCATCTGGCTGACCGCCTGGTTCACCTGCTCGATACCGGTACTCTGCTCTTCCGACGCCGACGAGATTTCTCCGACGATGTCGGTCACACGTTTCACAGACTCCACGATCTCCTTGATTGTGCTGCCCGCTTCCCCGACAAGCCGCGAGCCCGTGTCCACCCGGCTGGCCGAGTCACCGATCAGGTCTTTGATTTCCTTCGCCGCCGTGGCGCTGCGTTGCGCAAGCGTGCGGACCTCACCGGCGACGACCGCGAAGCCGCGTCCCTGTTCACCGGCACGCGCCGCCTCGACGGCCGCGTTCAGCGCGAGGATATTGGTCTGAAACGCAATCCCCTCGATCACGCTAATGATTTCAAACATTTTGGCGGAACTGCCGGAGATATCATGCATCGTCTCAACCACACGCCCGACCACTTCGCCGCCGCGCTGCGCGACGACCGAGGCCGTGCTGGCGAGCGTCGCCGCCTGCCTCGCATTGTCCGTGTTATGACGGACCGTAGCAGTCAGTTCTTCCATGCTCGAAGCAGTTTCTTGCAGGGATGCCGCCTGCTCTTCCGTGCGGCTCGACAAATCCAGATTGCCTTGGGCGATCTGCGCACTCGCCGTCGCAACACCCTCGGCGTTACCGCGGACCTCCGACACGACCCGCAACAGGGCATCGCGCATTGCCTTTAACGACGCCATCAAACTGTCCGTGTCACCGGGACGAAGATCGATTTTCACGCTTAGGTCACCGGTCGCGACGCTCCTCGCCAGGTCGCTTGCGATTGCCGGCTCGGTCCCGAGCTGCCGCGTGAGACTACGCGTCATCCAGGCTCCGATACCGATCCCGGTCAAGCCGGAAAAAACCACCAGAACGATCATGAGATTGCGGCTGCCGTCGTAGAGCGCCTGGTTGGATTGCGACGCCTCC is a genomic window of Paraburkholderia sp. PREW-6R containing:
- a CDS encoding methyl-accepting chemotaxis protein; this encodes MNIGNMRLGTKLISAFILVCAIGAIISGIGIHDMAKINDNGDRTYRFDLMGLNLVQDANGNVLKAGRSLRNAILAASAEERAAFLDDGEKQLGLARASLDKAEPLFYSEKGKATFANLNQSWHEYEQAFSEMKAKANAASLQDRGDLTNYLFGDFGRRVKRTEELMSTLVDVKQRNAQEASQSNQALYDGSRNLMIVLVVFSGLTGIGIGAWMTRSLTRQLGTEPAIASDLARSVATGDLSVKIDLRPGDTDSLMASLKAMRDALLRVVSEVRGNAEGVATASAQIAQGNLDLSSRTEEQAASLQETASSMEELTATVRHNTDNARQAATLASTASVVAQRGGEVVGRVVETMHDISGSSAKMFEIISVIEGIAFQTNILALNAAVEAARAGEQGRGFAVVAGEVRTLAQRSATAAKEIKDLIGDSASRVDTGSRLVGEAGSTIKEIVESVKRVTDIVGEISSASEEQSTGIEQVNQAVSQMDQVTQQNAALVEEASAAAQSMAQQAQGLREAVAFFKVGDGEPSTSRTMAPRSEQKQPAPTVRRSPAPTLPKPEKAPAVTATGNALVATGDEDWHAF